The proteins below are encoded in one region of Mycobacterium pseudokansasii:
- a CDS encoding non-ribosomal peptide synthetase — protein sequence MTDTHQDLTSLRRGLAEPDLAWSASPSQDSQQDSRPPLSDGQRRLWFVQSIDPSSSLLNVCASYRLTGTVDVGRLHRALDAVAVRHPVLRTTYHADDDGDPCPVVHDDLRPGWAHHDLSGLAEQARQLRLEVLAQRQFRRPFDLATDSPLRVTAVRLGADELTLLITAHRIAWDDGSWGPFFTDLTRAYADRDGLDGATPPVSAATVGTLDEDLAYWRSLMADLPEPLELPGANGSAVPSTWRAQRVSAQLSADTVDRVTALAGECEATPYLVMLAAFAALIHRYTHATDFLIAAPVTDRNGGAENAIGYYGNTVVVRARPQPRQTFRDLLAQTRDVTTGAFAHQRVNLDWLVRESNPDRRHGADRMTRVSFGLRESDGGGFCPPGVQCRCGELCGQFSQLPLSFTVELSGTGALVEAEYLVEVLDPPLAAQLLEHYAILLDSALADPDTELNRLSLFGAAEAEWLRKVATGQEFSTTPTTMPALVAERAASSPDAVAVVHEGRQYSYRELNEEANRLAHWLIDRGIGTEDRVAVLLDKSPELVITALGVLKAGAVYLPVDPTYPEDRLSYILEDAEAKLVLREPVTGLAGYSPADPAPDDLVRPLRPDNTAYLIYTSGSTGLPKGVPVPHAPVTEYFVWFGDEYQVDETDRLLQVASPGFDVSIAEIFGLLICGGRLVIPRPDGLRDIGYLTDLLYREGITSMHFVPSLLGLFLSLPGVNQWRTLRRVPIGGEPLPGEVADKFHATFDALLYNFYGPTETVINATSYQVEGTQGTRIVPIGRPKINTQVYLLDAALQPVPVGVIGEIYIGGTHMAHGYHRRPALTAERFVADPFTPGGRLYRSGDLARRNADGDIEFVGRADEQVKIRGFRIELGEIAAAISVDPSVGQAVVIATDLPGLGKSLVGYVTGSDGGAETVDVDRIRARVAAALPDYMTPAAYVVLDEIPITTHGKIDRDALPQPEIASAAEYREPSTASERTVAGLFTQLLGHDPVGVDDSFFDLGGHSLVATKLVAAIRSECGVELGIRDVFELVTVGRLAERVDQLQSGAVTFKRPKLVKTSHEGPLPLSAAQLRTWFAYRIEGPSEVNNISFAARLSGPCDVDALVAAVGDVVRRHEILRTTYTEIDGVPYQVVQPAAELPVRQASGEGEQWLRQQLDTERHYSFRLDREWPIRAAVLHTGDEHVVSLVVHHIAIDHWSGGVLFADLLTAYRARHARQQPSWAPLPLQYADYAAWQGELLSEQDTQPSIARAQRDYWVRQLEGIPEDTGLRPDLPRPAVPSGAGDSVEFSIDAHTRGKLAELCRELGVTEFMLLQSAVAVVLHKAGGGVDIPLGIPIAARTEPELDQLIGFFINVLVLRNNLDGNPSLREVLTRARETALAAYAHQDLPFDRIVDAVSPVRTLSRNPLFQTVVHVRDHLPGERVIDSSAAGNTVFTALEPTFDIAHADLSVNFFATDQTYTGNMLYRTELYHRSTIERLVGWLLQIVDAFANDLDQRLRDVQLLDAEQRQRILTQWSRGPEPPPERPRTIAELLEPSRGWGTDRIALRCGDEQLDYPALHRRSDNFAHLLVAREVGPGSLVGLSTRRGIDMVVALVGIMKAGAGFFPLDPGYPLARKQLMLDDVAPRVVVVTSEALDTMPESPEVTFISLDDPEVQEALDTEPSADPLPAAHPDDPMYLVFTSGSTGTPKGVLGTHRAMTTRLNWQLWNYPVADNDIEDIRLAQASWTFLEGCMETLGGLAAGATTILADDAEHRDPEALASLIRRHSVAQVTAVPSLVTTIVDSPPQPGGAPGPDALRSLYRLVCGAEPLTASLQERLLANYGGEDGPQLLNNFGATETSGALVRGPMTPPVPLLGTPMPDAQVYLLDDGLNPVPPGVVGELYYAGGQLVRGYWKRPGLTAARFVANPYSSEPGARFYRSGDRARWTQDGRLEFVGRTDHQVKVRGFRVELGEVEAALKSADGVAVAAARTWDVDGGTTLAGYVVPHHRAAGEEAKSAFASAVRAEVAAVLPGYMMPSSITVLDEMPKTESGKLNRPGLPRPSVSTTGHREPPSTDIERALAEVFVDLLPINEIGRFDDFFTLGGDSILSVQLAARARAAGLPVSPRMVFENPTVQQLAAALESGAAVDPASGDAVLDSGGADGAAEADTHHAPMSTSGLSAEQLAAVTQSWGKQ from the coding sequence GTGACTGACACCCACCAAGACTTGACGTCGTTGCGCCGTGGGCTGGCCGAGCCTGACTTGGCCTGGTCCGCGTCGCCTTCCCAGGACTCACAGCAGGACTCCCGCCCCCCGCTGTCCGATGGTCAGCGCCGGCTGTGGTTCGTGCAGTCGATCGATCCGAGCAGCTCACTGCTCAACGTCTGCGCGTCCTACCGGCTGACGGGAACCGTCGACGTCGGGCGGTTGCACCGGGCGCTGGACGCCGTTGCGGTTCGGCACCCGGTGCTGCGTACCACTTATCACGCCGACGACGACGGAGATCCGTGCCCGGTGGTGCACGATGACCTGCGTCCCGGCTGGGCCCACCACGACCTCTCCGGGCTGGCCGAGCAGGCCCGTCAGTTGCGGCTGGAAGTGCTGGCGCAACGGCAGTTTCGCCGTCCCTTCGACCTGGCCACCGACTCCCCGCTGCGGGTCACCGCGGTGCGGCTGGGCGCCGACGAGCTGACGCTGTTGATCACCGCCCATCGCATCGCCTGGGATGACGGATCGTGGGGCCCGTTCTTCACCGACCTGACCCGTGCCTACGCCGACCGCGACGGCCTCGACGGCGCGACGCCGCCGGTGTCGGCCGCTACCGTCGGAACCCTCGACGAGGATCTGGCCTATTGGCGATCGTTGATGGCGGACCTGCCCGAGCCGCTGGAACTTCCGGGTGCCAACGGTTCAGCGGTGCCCAGCACCTGGCGAGCGCAACGGGTGTCGGCGCAGCTGTCCGCGGACACCGTCGACCGGGTCACGGCGCTGGCCGGCGAGTGCGAGGCCACCCCGTACCTGGTGATGCTGGCCGCATTCGCCGCGCTGATCCACCGCTACACCCATGCCACGGATTTCCTGATCGCGGCACCGGTCACGGACCGCAATGGCGGAGCCGAGAATGCGATCGGCTACTACGGCAACACCGTCGTGGTGCGAGCCCGGCCGCAGCCGCGGCAAACCTTCCGTGACCTGCTGGCCCAGACCCGCGACGTCACCACCGGGGCTTTCGCCCACCAGCGCGTCAACCTCGACTGGCTGGTGCGGGAGTCCAACCCCGACCGCCGCCACGGTGCCGACCGGATGACCCGGGTGAGCTTCGGCCTCCGCGAATCCGACGGCGGCGGCTTCTGCCCGCCCGGCGTGCAGTGCCGGTGCGGCGAGCTTTGCGGTCAATTCAGCCAGTTGCCCTTGAGTTTCACGGTCGAATTGTCCGGAACCGGGGCGCTGGTGGAAGCCGAATATCTCGTCGAGGTGCTCGATCCGCCGCTGGCCGCTCAGCTGCTCGAGCACTACGCCATCCTGCTCGACAGCGCGCTGGCCGACCCCGACACCGAGCTCAACCGGCTCTCGCTGTTCGGTGCCGCCGAGGCCGAATGGCTGCGCAAAGTCGCCACCGGCCAGGAGTTCTCGACGACACCCACCACCATGCCGGCGTTGGTGGCCGAACGCGCGGCATCCTCGCCCGACGCCGTCGCCGTCGTCCACGAGGGCCGTCAATACAGCTACCGCGAACTCAACGAGGAAGCAAACCGGTTGGCGCACTGGCTGATCGACCGGGGTATCGGCACCGAGGACCGGGTCGCCGTGCTGCTGGACAAGTCTCCCGAGCTGGTCATCACCGCCCTGGGCGTCCTCAAAGCCGGTGCCGTCTACCTGCCGGTCGACCCGACCTACCCGGAAGACCGGCTGTCCTACATCCTCGAGGACGCCGAGGCCAAACTCGTGCTGCGCGAACCGGTTACCGGCCTGGCAGGATATTCGCCGGCCGACCCGGCGCCCGACGACCTGGTCCGGCCGTTGCGGCCCGACAACACCGCCTACCTGATCTACACCTCCGGATCGACCGGGCTGCCCAAAGGAGTGCCGGTGCCGCACGCGCCGGTCACCGAATACTTCGTCTGGTTCGGCGACGAGTACCAGGTCGACGAGACCGACCGGCTGCTGCAGGTGGCCTCGCCGGGGTTCGACGTGTCCATCGCCGAGATCTTCGGGCTGCTGATCTGCGGCGGGCGGCTGGTCATTCCGCGGCCGGACGGGTTGCGCGACATCGGTTATCTGACCGATCTGCTCTACCGCGAGGGCATCACCTCGATGCATTTCGTGCCGTCGCTGCTCGGCCTGTTCCTGTCGCTGCCCGGTGTCAACCAGTGGCGCACCCTGCGCCGGGTGCCGATCGGCGGGGAGCCGCTGCCGGGCGAGGTAGCCGACAAGTTCCACGCCACCTTCGACGCGCTGTTGTACAACTTCTACGGACCGACAGAAACCGTCATCAACGCCACCAGCTATCAGGTCGAAGGCACCCAGGGAACCCGGATCGTCCCGATCGGCCGGCCCAAGATCAACACCCAGGTGTATCTGCTCGACGCTGCGCTGCAGCCCGTGCCGGTCGGGGTGATCGGCGAAATCTACATCGGCGGAACGCATATGGCCCACGGTTACCACCGCCGGCCGGCGCTGACCGCCGAACGCTTCGTCGCCGACCCGTTCACCCCCGGCGGCCGGCTGTACCGGTCCGGGGACCTGGCGCGCCGCAACGCCGACGGCGACATCGAATTCGTCGGCCGGGCCGACGAGCAGGTGAAGATCCGCGGCTTCCGCATCGAACTCGGCGAGATCGCCGCCGCCATCTCGGTCGACCCCAGCGTCGGGCAGGCGGTCGTGATCGCCACCGATCTGCCCGGGCTCGGCAAGAGTCTGGTCGGCTACGTCACCGGTTCCGACGGCGGCGCCGAAACCGTCGACGTGGACCGCATCCGGGCCCGGGTGGCCGCCGCGCTGCCGGACTACATGACCCCCGCCGCCTATGTCGTCCTCGACGAGATCCCGATCACGACGCACGGCAAGATCGACCGGGACGCCCTGCCGCAGCCCGAGATCGCATCGGCCGCCGAATATCGCGAACCCAGCACGGCGTCCGAGCGCACGGTCGCCGGCTTGTTCACCCAGTTGCTGGGCCACGACCCGGTCGGTGTGGACGACTCGTTCTTCGACCTCGGCGGGCACTCGCTGGTGGCCACCAAGCTGGTCGCCGCGATCCGCTCCGAATGCGGTGTCGAACTCGGCATCCGCGACGTCTTCGAGCTGGTGACGGTGGGGCGGCTGGCCGAACGGGTCGACCAGTTGCAGTCGGGCGCGGTCACTTTCAAGCGACCCAAGCTGGTCAAGACCTCACACGAGGGTCCGCTGCCGCTCTCGGCCGCGCAGCTGCGGACCTGGTTCGCCTACCGGATCGAGGGACCCAGCGAGGTCAACAACATCTCCTTCGCCGCCCGGTTGAGCGGGCCGTGCGATGTCGACGCGCTGGTGGCCGCCGTCGGCGACGTGGTCCGGCGGCATGAGATCCTGCGCACCACCTACACCGAAATCGACGGTGTGCCTTATCAAGTGGTCCAACCGGCCGCTGAACTACCGGTGCGGCAGGCATCCGGGGAGGGTGAGCAGTGGTTGCGGCAGCAGCTGGACACCGAGCGCCACTACAGTTTCCGGCTGGACCGCGAATGGCCGATCCGCGCCGCGGTACTGCACACCGGTGACGAGCACGTGGTGTCGTTGGTGGTGCACCACATCGCGATCGACCATTGGTCGGGCGGAGTGCTCTTCGCCGACCTGCTCACCGCCTACCGCGCTCGCCACGCCCGACAACAGCCGTCCTGGGCGCCGCTGCCGCTCCAATACGCCGATTACGCGGCCTGGCAGGGCGAGTTGTTGTCGGAGCAAGACACACAGCCCAGCATCGCCCGAGCGCAACGCGACTACTGGGTGCGCCAGCTGGAGGGCATACCCGAGGACACCGGGCTGCGGCCCGACCTTCCGCGTCCGGCGGTGCCCAGCGGCGCCGGCGACTCCGTCGAGTTCAGCATCGACGCGCACACCCGCGGCAAGCTCGCCGAGCTGTGCCGGGAACTGGGTGTCACCGAATTCATGCTGTTGCAATCGGCCGTCGCCGTGGTGCTGCACAAAGCCGGCGGCGGCGTGGACATTCCGCTGGGCATACCGATCGCGGCGCGTACCGAGCCCGAACTCGACCAACTGATCGGCTTTTTCATCAACGTCCTGGTACTGCGCAACAACTTGGACGGCAACCCGTCGCTGCGCGAGGTGCTGACCCGGGCCCGCGAAACGGCGCTGGCCGCCTACGCCCACCAGGACCTGCCGTTCGACCGGATCGTAGACGCGGTCAGCCCGGTGCGGACGCTATCGCGAAACCCGCTGTTCCAGACCGTCGTGCACGTCCGCGATCACCTGCCCGGCGAACGGGTCATCGACTCCAGCGCAGCCGGCAACACCGTATTCACCGCGCTGGAGCCGACATTCGACATCGCCCACGCCGACCTGAGCGTCAACTTCTTCGCGACCGACCAGACCTATACCGGCAACATGCTCTACCGCACCGAGCTGTATCACCGCAGCACGATCGAGCGGCTGGTCGGCTGGCTGCTGCAGATCGTCGACGCATTTGCGAACGACCTCGATCAGCGGCTGCGCGACGTGCAGTTGCTCGACGCCGAGCAGCGGCAGCGCATTCTCACCCAGTGGAGCCGCGGGCCGGAGCCGCCGCCCGAGCGCCCGCGCACGATCGCCGAGCTGCTCGAGCCCAGTCGCGGGTGGGGCACCGATCGCATCGCGCTGCGCTGCGGCGACGAGCAGCTCGACTACCCAGCGCTGCACCGCCGTTCGGACAACTTCGCCCACCTGCTCGTCGCGCGTGAGGTGGGTCCCGGTTCGCTGGTGGGCCTGTCGACGCGGCGCGGCATCGACATGGTGGTCGCGCTGGTCGGGATCATGAAAGCCGGCGCCGGCTTCTTCCCGCTGGATCCCGGTTATCCGCTGGCTCGCAAGCAGCTCATGCTCGACGACGTCGCGCCGCGGGTGGTGGTCGTAACGTCCGAAGCTCTGGACACGATGCCGGAATCGCCTGAGGTGACGTTTATTTCGCTCGACGATCCCGAGGTGCAGGAAGCTCTGGACACTGAGCCGTCAGCAGATCCGTTGCCCGCCGCACATCCCGACGACCCGATGTATCTGGTGTTCACCTCCGGGTCGACCGGCACCCCCAAGGGTGTCTTGGGCACCCACCGCGCGATGACGACCCGGCTGAACTGGCAGCTATGGAATTACCCGGTAGCCGACAACGACATCGAAGATATCCGCCTGGCCCAGGCGTCGTGGACCTTCCTCGAGGGGTGCATGGAAACCCTGGGCGGCCTCGCGGCGGGGGCCACCACGATCCTGGCCGACGACGCCGAGCACCGCGATCCCGAGGCGCTCGCCTCGCTGATCCGGCGTCACTCGGTGGCCCAGGTCACCGCGGTGCCCAGCCTGGTCACGACCATCGTCGACAGTCCCCCGCAACCGGGAGGTGCCCCCGGGCCCGACGCACTGCGGTCGCTGTATCGGCTGGTGTGTGGCGCCGAGCCGCTGACCGCGTCACTGCAGGAGCGGTTGCTGGCCAACTACGGCGGTGAAGACGGCCCGCAGTTGCTCAACAACTTCGGCGCCACCGAAACGTCCGGCGCGCTGGTCCGCGGTCCGATGACGCCGCCGGTGCCGCTGCTGGGAACCCCGATGCCCGACGCGCAGGTGTATCTGCTCGACGACGGCCTGAACCCGGTGCCGCCCGGTGTGGTCGGCGAATTGTATTACGCCGGTGGACAGTTGGTGCGTGGCTACTGGAAACGGCCGGGCCTGACGGCAGCACGGTTCGTGGCCAACCCGTACTCAAGCGAGCCGGGCGCGCGGTTCTACCGCAGCGGCGACCGGGCCCGCTGGACGCAAGACGGTCGACTCGAGTTCGTCGGCCGCACCGACCATCAGGTCAAGGTGCGCGGGTTCCGCGTCGAACTGGGCGAGGTGGAAGCCGCCTTGAAGTCCGCCGACGGGGTGGCCGTGGCGGCCGCGCGCACCTGGGACGTCGACGGCGGCACCACCTTGGCCGGCTATGTGGTGCCGCATCACCGCGCCGCCGGCGAGGAGGCGAAATCCGCGTTCGCATCGGCGGTTCGGGCCGAAGTTGCCGCGGTGCTGCCGGGCTACATGATGCCGTCGTCGATCACCGTACTCGACGAAATGCCCAAGACCGAGTCGGGCAAGCTGAACCGGCCCGGCCTGCCGCGGCCGTCGGTGAGCACCACCGGCCACCGCGAGCCGCCGAGCACCGACATCGAGCGTGCGCTGGCCGAGGTCTTCGTCGACCTGCTGCCGATCAACGAAATCGGGCGCTTCGACGACTTTTTCACCCTCGGCGGTGACAGCATCCTGTCGGTGCAGCTGGCGGCGCGGGCACGGGCTGCCGGTCTGCCGGTCAGTCCGCGGATGGTGTTCGAGAACCCGACAGTGCAGCAGCTGGCGGCCGCGCTCGAATCGGGTGCGGCAGTGGATCCGGCATCGGGTGACGCCGTCCTGGACTCCGGAGGGGCCGACGGCGCTGCCGAAGCCGATACCCACCACGCGCCGATGAGCACCTCCGGACTGTCCGCCGAGCAGCTGGCGGCAGTGACGCAGTCGTGGGGTAAGCAATGA